One genomic region from Listeria monocytogenes encodes:
- the lde gene encoding multidrug efflux MFS transporter Lde — protein sequence MENWKKNLYVVWVGCFLTGTGLNLIMPFLPLYIEELGVHNPDQVSMWSGIALSSTFLVSAIMSPIWGKLADQKGRRIMLLRAALGMAIAMILMGLVSNVYQFVGLRLLMGIFSGYISTANALIATQVPRHRSGWALGALSTAAVSGVLIGPLIGGALSDTFGVRPVFYITGVLLLGSFFLTLFFVKEKFTPVEKKEMRSGKEVFLSLKNPGLIISLFITTMMIQIASNSVNPILTLYVRDLAGNAQNIAFISGMIASVPGVAALIAAPRLGRWGDRIGSERILLGALIGSMLLQIPMAFAQNPLQLGILRFLLGLTDGALLPAVQSLLTKNTPREVAGRIFGYNQSFQYIGNVIGPLVGSSVAAHFGYGDVFLVVAGFIFINVLISFYFNRKMHGEKGNHAN from the coding sequence ATGGAAAATTGGAAGAAGAATTTGTATGTTGTCTGGGTGGGGTGTTTTCTAACCGGGACCGGATTAAATTTAATCATGCCATTTTTACCATTATATATTGAAGAATTAGGCGTACATAATCCGGATCAAGTAAGTATGTGGTCAGGGATTGCGCTCAGTTCGACCTTTTTAGTATCAGCTATTATGTCGCCGATTTGGGGTAAATTAGCGGATCAAAAAGGACGGAGAATTATGCTTTTACGAGCAGCACTGGGAATGGCGATAGCGATGATTTTGATGGGACTCGTAAGCAATGTATACCAATTCGTTGGTTTGCGCTTATTAATGGGGATTTTTTCAGGATATATTTCGACTGCCAATGCGCTAATCGCTACACAAGTTCCTCGTCATCGTAGTGGCTGGGCTCTTGGGGCACTATCAACGGCAGCGGTTTCGGGCGTGCTAATTGGCCCGTTAATTGGTGGAGCGTTGTCGGACACATTTGGTGTTAGACCAGTATTTTACATCACAGGAGTACTTCTTTTAGGTAGTTTTTTCTTAACACTTTTCTTTGTAAAAGAGAAATTTACGCCAGTAGAAAAAAAGGAAATGCGGTCGGGGAAAGAAGTTTTCTTATCGCTTAAAAACCCGGGCTTAATTATTTCCTTGTTCATTACGACGATGATGATTCAAATTGCGTCCAACTCAGTTAATCCTATTTTGACATTATATGTACGTGATTTGGCAGGAAATGCACAAAATATTGCTTTTATTAGTGGGATGATTGCATCGGTTCCCGGAGTTGCGGCTCTTATTGCGGCACCAAGGCTTGGGAGGTGGGGTGACCGAATTGGCTCGGAGCGGATATTGTTAGGTGCGCTCATCGGCTCAATGTTACTACAAATCCCAATGGCTTTCGCACAAAACCCACTACAACTTGGTATTTTGCGTTTCTTATTAGGTCTTACAGATGGTGCCTTGCTTCCGGCGGTTCAATCATTGCTTACAAAAAATACACCGCGTGAGGTTGCAGGTCGAATTTTTGGTTATAATCAATCTTTTCAATATATTGGGAATGTCATCGGACCGCTTGTTGGGTCAAGTGTTGCTGCTCATTTTGGTTACGGAGATGTCTTCCTCGTAGTTGCTGGCTTTATTTTTATCAATGTACTAATCAGTTTTTATTTCAACCGAAAAATGCACGGAGAGAAGGGGAATCATGCCAACTAA
- a CDS encoding Crp/Fnr family transcriptional regulator codes for MLFLKELESNLTVSKLMELCFEHPNYKDYCSVISTKKGEVLESLSPAGTKVYFVLSGIYGMIVEEDAEMEEESCKECIVRFLQKGDSFGLYHLFYDEWSPHVSMQSLGHGEVMEVDSNFLFSIFDKKDENNFFMIKVMAEELREAHTFAKLSFLKKEERIRKAILKCAQTLGTFSDNGILLPREITQEVLARYTNTSREYVAHTVMHLIKEDIIRNRPKPLLVMDKTRL; via the coding sequence ATGCTATTCTTAAAAGAGCTTGAATCCAATCTAACGGTTAGCAAATTAATGGAGTTGTGCTTTGAACATCCAAATTACAAAGACTACTGCTCGGTTATCAGCACCAAGAAGGGTGAGGTTCTAGAAAGTTTAAGTCCGGCTGGAACAAAAGTATATTTTGTTCTAAGCGGCATATACGGGATGATTGTAGAGGAAGATGCAGAAATGGAAGAAGAAAGCTGTAAAGAATGCATTGTTCGTTTCTTGCAAAAAGGAGATAGTTTTGGACTATATCATCTTTTTTACGATGAATGGAGCCCGCATGTTTCGATGCAGAGCTTAGGTCACGGAGAAGTTATGGAAGTAGATAGCAATTTCTTGTTCTCTATTTTTGACAAAAAAGATGAGAATAACTTTTTTATGATTAAAGTGATGGCAGAAGAATTACGTGAAGCCCATACATTTGCAAAACTAAGCTTCTTAAAAAAGGAAGAACGAATCCGCAAAGCCATTCTCAAATGCGCTCAAACTTTAGGAACGTTTTCTGATAACGGGATATTGCTACCAAGAGAAATTACGCAAGAAGTACTTGCAAGATACACAAATACATCACGCGAATATGTGGCTCATACAGTCATGCATTTAATTAAAGAGGATATAATTAGAAATAGACCAAAGCCTCTCTTAGTGATGGATAAAACTCGATTATAA
- a CDS encoding SH3 domain-containing protein, with the protein MNQTFIVKKEHISQYPNPLFVNKNESIWVFEEDTEYPGWIFCKVKSSGKEGWIPKQIIQISNDGKSGTVSEDYSARELNVKPGDKLESNRELNGWVWCVTEENEAGWVPRENLEV; encoded by the coding sequence ATGAATCAAACATTTATCGTGAAAAAAGAGCACATTAGCCAATACCCTAATCCGCTTTTTGTAAATAAAAATGAGTCTATTTGGGTGTTTGAAGAAGATACAGAATATCCAGGTTGGATTTTTTGTAAAGTGAAGTCGTCTGGAAAAGAAGGCTGGATTCCGAAACAAATCATTCAAATAAGTAATGATGGAAAGAGTGGGACCGTATCAGAAGATTACTCTGCACGTGAACTAAATGTTAAACCAGGCGATAAATTAGAAAGTAATCGTGAACTTAATGGTTGGGTTTGGTGCGTGACAGAAGAAAATGAAGCTGGCTGGGTACCACGAGAAAATTTAGAAGTATAA
- a CDS encoding TfoX/Sxy family protein has protein sequence MANLSELPNIGKVLEQDLIKAGIKTPAELKDVGSKEAFLRIWENDSSVCLSELCALEGAVQGIRWHDLDEAKKSELKKFHQSL, from the coding sequence ATGGCGAACCTTAGCGAATTACCAAACATTGGCAAAGTACTGGAGCAAGACTTAATAAAAGCCGGGATAAAAACCCCAGCTGAGCTAAAAGATGTTGGAAGCAAAGAAGCCTTTTTACGTATTTGGGAAAATGATTCAAGCGTTTGTCTAAGTGAATTATGTGCACTTGAAGGAGCTGTGCAAGGTATCAGGTGGCATGATTTAGACGAAGCAAAGAAAAGTGAACTCAAAAAGTTTCATCAATCCTTATAG
- a CDS encoding glycerate kinase, giving the protein MKIVIAPDSFKESATAVEVATAIKKGWTKARPADQISLAPVSDGGEGFLTVLSESSEVELFQAEVTNLNGHKITAPYGIHTSQETAIIESANTIGLDLIPAADRNPAYASSKGVGELILAALNHNVKKIIIGLGGSGTNDGGAGLIQALGVALLDKNKQPIPPGGIHLQELAYIDASNLNPKLKNIQFQIACDVTNPLLGENGATFVFGAQKGASPDMLVKLENAMQNYGAKLDQFSSQKITTKKGAGAAGGIAAGLMTFLNADLLSGSTLVMELSNMKDKMKDADIVIVGEGRMDKQSMMGKIPVQIAQEAKKQGCFVLAIVGSLALENNLAQQHGIDAFFPNIPEITDLPTLFENTTKNLERTAENIAKLTLIGK; this is encoded by the coding sequence ATGAAAATCGTCATCGCACCTGATTCATTCAAAGAGAGCGCCACTGCGGTGGAAGTAGCAACTGCCATAAAAAAAGGCTGGACTAAAGCTCGTCCAGCCGATCAAATTAGCCTTGCCCCTGTTTCTGACGGGGGTGAGGGTTTTCTTACTGTTTTAAGTGAGTCTTCCGAGGTGGAATTGTTCCAAGCAGAAGTAACCAACCTAAACGGTCACAAAATAACGGCCCCCTACGGTATTCACACTAGCCAAGAAACTGCGATTATCGAGTCCGCCAACACGATTGGATTAGATTTAATCCCAGCGGCAGACCGCAATCCAGCTTACGCGAGCTCTAAAGGAGTCGGTGAACTAATTTTGGCGGCACTGAATCACAACGTCAAAAAAATCATTATCGGGCTAGGCGGAAGTGGTACAAACGATGGCGGCGCTGGGCTAATCCAAGCTTTGGGCGTTGCACTACTTGATAAAAACAAACAGCCTATTCCGCCCGGCGGTATTCATTTGCAAGAGCTAGCCTATATTGATGCCAGCAATCTTAACCCAAAGCTGAAAAACATTCAATTCCAAATAGCCTGTGACGTGACGAATCCACTTCTTGGAGAAAACGGTGCTACATTTGTTTTCGGTGCTCAAAAAGGGGCAAGTCCCGACATGCTCGTTAAACTAGAGAACGCCATGCAGAACTACGGAGCAAAACTCGACCAATTTTCTTCTCAAAAAATCACCACAAAAAAAGGAGCTGGAGCCGCTGGTGGTATCGCTGCTGGACTAATGACCTTCCTAAATGCAGACTTATTAAGCGGTTCAACTCTTGTTATGGAACTTTCTAATATGAAAGATAAAATGAAAGACGCCGATATTGTTATTGTTGGTGAAGGACGAATGGACAAGCAATCGATGATGGGGAAAATTCCTGTTCAAATCGCTCAAGAAGCTAAAAAACAAGGTTGCTTCGTTCTGGCTATTGTCGGCAGCCTTGCACTCGAAAACAACCTAGCCCAACAGCACGGCATCGATGCTTTTTTCCCAAACATCCCTGAAATAACAGATTTACCCACTCTTTTTGAAAATACGACGAAAAACCTCGAACGTACGGCGGAAAACATCGCCAAACTAACTTTAATTGGCAAATAA
- a CDS encoding hemolysin family protein: MNPDPESQQIILQLILIVVLTMLNAFFASAEMALVSLNKNRVKSQAETGDKKAVMLAKLVDDPSKFLATIQVGITLAGFFSSASAATSIATRLESVFGGSSFAKELSIIVVTIVLSYITLVFGELYPKRLALQKSEKIARVSVRPIMAVGVVLRPFVKFLSFSTDILVKLTRMEKNTDNEKMTREEMQLLIETGRRDGVIEVEELQMLRGVFEMDNKYAREVMVPRTDAFMIDAETESEELCDALLSENFSRVPVYTGDQDSVLGILHMKDFFAEARKSGFENIDVKGLVKDAYFAQETMFIDDLLKNMQRTRNQMAILMDEYGGVAGIVTVEDLLEEIVGEIDDENDVFSDEVKKIDETTFIVEGRMPLDDFNEMFHVELPSRGVDTVAGFVLTLTGTIPEEDDKVVVEYGTLRFTVEEMNDARLVSVRVEKDIQTSELEQMA; the protein is encoded by the coding sequence ATGAACCCTGACCCCGAGAGTCAGCAGATTATCTTGCAGTTAATTCTTATTGTGGTGTTGACGATGCTCAACGCATTCTTTGCCTCAGCAGAGATGGCCCTTGTATCACTGAACAAAAATCGTGTAAAAAGCCAGGCAGAAACCGGTGATAAAAAAGCGGTTATGCTAGCTAAACTCGTAGATGATCCAAGTAAATTTCTAGCTACTATTCAAGTTGGTATTACGCTTGCGGGATTCTTCTCCAGTGCGTCAGCCGCCACTAGTATTGCGACTAGACTTGAATCTGTTTTTGGAGGAAGTAGTTTTGCGAAAGAGTTATCCATTATCGTCGTAACTATTGTGTTATCATATATCACGTTAGTTTTCGGTGAACTTTATCCAAAACGTTTAGCACTTCAAAAATCAGAAAAAATTGCCCGTGTTTCTGTACGACCAATCATGGCAGTTGGTGTTGTACTTCGTCCGTTCGTAAAATTCCTATCTTTTTCAACTGATATTCTTGTGAAATTAACGAGAATGGAGAAAAATACGGATAATGAAAAAATGACGCGAGAGGAAATGCAGCTATTGATTGAAACCGGTCGACGTGACGGTGTAATTGAGGTAGAAGAATTACAAATGCTTCGTGGTGTATTTGAAATGGATAATAAATATGCACGTGAAGTGATGGTGCCACGAACAGATGCGTTTATGATTGATGCCGAAACAGAATCGGAAGAACTTTGTGACGCATTATTAAGTGAGAATTTTTCAAGGGTTCCCGTCTATACAGGCGATCAGGACTCCGTGCTGGGTATTCTGCATATGAAAGATTTTTTTGCGGAAGCAAGAAAGTCAGGTTTTGAAAACATTGATGTGAAAGGACTCGTTAAAGACGCGTATTTTGCGCAAGAGACGATGTTTATTGACGATCTACTTAAAAACATGCAAAGAACTCGAAATCAAATGGCTATTTTAATGGATGAATACGGTGGTGTTGCTGGTATTGTCACTGTAGAAGATTTATTAGAAGAAATTGTTGGCGAGATTGACGATGAAAATGATGTGTTTTCGGATGAAGTGAAGAAAATTGATGAGACGACATTTATCGTAGAAGGCCGCATGCCGCTTGATGATTTCAATGAAATGTTTCACGTGGAACTTCCATCACGTGGCGTAGATACTGTGGCTGGATTTGTGCTTACTTTAACTGGGACAATTCCAGAAGAAGATGATAAAGTAGTAGTAGAATACGGTACACTTCGATTTACAGTAGAAGAAATGAATGATGCCAGACTGGTTTCGGTTCGTGTCGAAAAAGACATCCAAACAAGCGAACTTGAACAGATGGCTTAA
- the fsa gene encoding fructose-6-phosphate aldolase encodes MRFFIDTANVEEIKKANRMGFISGVTTNPSLVAKEGRDFNEVIQEITSIVDGPISGEVVSLEADEMIAEGRVIAKIHPNMVVKIPMTGEGLAAVKVLTEEGIKTNVTLVFSATQALLAARAGATYVSPFLGRLDDIGDDGLVLIRDIADIFEIHGIPTEIISASVRHPIHVIECAKAGADIATVPFKVFEQMLKHPLTDSGIDKFLADWEAAKK; translated from the coding sequence ATGAGATTTTTTATCGATACAGCGAACGTAGAAGAGATTAAAAAGGCTAACAGAATGGGATTTATTTCCGGGGTTACGACAAACCCATCACTTGTTGCAAAAGAAGGTCGCGATTTTAATGAGGTCATTCAAGAAATTACATCCATTGTTGACGGACCAATTAGCGGCGAAGTAGTTAGTTTAGAAGCAGATGAAATGATTGCAGAAGGTCGAGTTATTGCGAAAATCCATCCGAATATGGTTGTGAAAATACCAATGACTGGGGAAGGCTTGGCAGCAGTAAAAGTGTTGACGGAAGAAGGTATTAAAACCAATGTGACACTCGTATTTTCTGCCACACAAGCCTTACTTGCGGCACGAGCTGGCGCGACCTATGTATCGCCATTTTTAGGACGATTAGACGATATAGGCGACGATGGCTTGGTTCTGATTCGTGACATTGCGGATATTTTCGAGATTCACGGGATTCCAACAGAAATTATTTCAGCAAGCGTACGGCACCCAATCCATGTTATTGAATGTGCCAAAGCCGGTGCTGACATTGCTACCGTGCCATTTAAAGTATTCGAGCAAATGTTAAAACATCCTCTGACTGACAGCGGGATTGATAAATTTCTTGCAGATTGGGAAGCGGCAAAAAAATAA
- a CDS encoding NAD-dependent protein deacylase gives MNKLNEALKKAERIVFLTGAGVSVPSGIPDYRSKNGLYAGMSSPEYMLSHTCLVREPEKFYQFVTENMYYPDAEPNAIHTKMAEIEAKKDVTIITQNIDGLHEKAGSKKVVNFHGSLYHCYCQNCGMTVTAKDYLKSDIHTDCGGVIRPDVVLYEEAISESAIDQSLTAIRKADLIVIVGTSFRVSPFCNLTDYRNKKARIFAVNKERISLPYPFEMMESDAVKVFAEI, from the coding sequence ATGAATAAGTTGAATGAAGCACTTAAAAAAGCTGAACGCATCGTTTTTCTAACTGGGGCGGGTGTTTCTGTCCCTTCTGGAATTCCGGATTATCGCTCGAAAAACGGCTTATATGCTGGGATGAGTAGCCCGGAATATATGTTGAGTCATACGTGTCTTGTGCGTGAACCAGAGAAGTTTTATCAATTTGTTACAGAGAACATGTACTATCCGGATGCAGAGCCAAATGCGATTCATACAAAAATGGCTGAAATCGAAGCGAAAAAAGATGTCACGATTATTACGCAAAATATTGATGGACTTCATGAAAAAGCGGGTTCGAAAAAAGTAGTGAATTTCCATGGCAGTCTATATCATTGTTATTGTCAAAACTGCGGAATGACTGTTACCGCAAAGGATTATTTGAAATCGGATATTCATACGGATTGTGGTGGGGTTATTCGGCCAGATGTGGTGCTTTACGAAGAAGCAATTTCAGAAAGTGCGATAGATCAATCACTTACTGCTATTAGGAAAGCGGATTTGATTGTCATAGTAGGAACGTCATTCCGTGTGAGTCCGTTTTGTAATTTAACGGATTATCGGAATAAAAAAGCACGAATTTTTGCTGTGAATAAAGAACGAATTTCGCTTCCTTATCCATTTGAAATGATGGAAAGTGACGCGGTGAAAGTTTTCGCGGAGATTTGA
- a CDS encoding ABC transporter ATP-binding protein, with product MDQKKYSWRKFFQLLISAKPANWIIFCALFASVITTVAGLVVPLFTKNLIDGFSIASLDVKMIALIVLAFILQAITNGFSIFLLNYMGQKVVATIRERLWKKIVHLPVSYFDNTKTGEMVSRMVNDTVVVKELIADHLPQFVTGIISVVGAIIILFFMDWKMTLIILVAVPITALVVAPLGQKMFKISKGLQNETANFTGSISQTLSEARLVKASNAETLETEAGHQGINRLFGFGIREAKVVAVLGPLIFFVVMGVIVGIIGYGGIRVSAGTMTTGTLIAFLLYLFQIIVPVTSFATFFAQLQKAKGATERIADILNETEEDFDAGKKVDVSGKTIRASDISFSYNEGEPILKHVSFDTKPGEVIAFAGPSGGGKSTLFAILERFYQPKTGEILVGDIPLSEISINSWRTQIGYVSQESAMLSGTIRDNLCYGLDREITEDELWNVAKLAYADGFISELPDKMATEVGERGVKLSGGQRQRIAIARAFLRNPNILMLDEATASLDSQSEQIVQQALANLMEGRTTFVIAHRLSTIVNADQILFIEHGEITGRGTHSELVASHPLYASFAEQQLK from the coding sequence ATGGATCAGAAAAAATATAGTTGGCGAAAATTTTTCCAGTTACTTATTAGCGCAAAACCCGCGAATTGGATAATTTTCTGCGCTTTATTTGCTAGTGTGATAACTACAGTTGCCGGCCTTGTTGTGCCGCTTTTTACAAAGAACTTAATTGATGGCTTTTCAATAGCTTCACTCGATGTAAAAATGATTGCTTTAATTGTGTTGGCATTTATCCTACAAGCAATAACGAATGGCTTCTCGATTTTCTTGCTTAACTACATGGGTCAGAAAGTCGTTGCAACGATTCGCGAACGTTTATGGAAGAAAATTGTGCACTTACCAGTTTCTTACTTCGATAATACAAAGACTGGGGAAATGGTAAGTCGTATGGTAAATGATACAGTAGTGGTTAAGGAGCTGATTGCCGATCATCTCCCACAATTTGTAACTGGGATAATTTCTGTTGTCGGTGCGATTATTATCTTGTTCTTCATGGACTGGAAAATGACACTCATCATTTTAGTGGCCGTTCCAATTACTGCGCTAGTTGTCGCGCCACTTGGTCAGAAAATGTTTAAAATATCTAAAGGTCTTCAAAATGAAACGGCTAACTTCACTGGTTCCATTAGCCAAACGCTATCAGAAGCTAGACTCGTAAAGGCTTCGAATGCGGAAACACTAGAAACCGAGGCTGGTCATCAAGGAATTAATCGCCTATTTGGCTTTGGTATTCGTGAGGCGAAAGTTGTTGCTGTGCTTGGACCGCTAATTTTCTTTGTTGTCATGGGGGTTATCGTTGGCATCATTGGTTACGGCGGGATTCGTGTTTCAGCTGGAACAATGACTACTGGTACGCTCATCGCCTTCTTGCTCTATCTGTTCCAAATTATCGTTCCTGTCACTTCTTTCGCAACATTCTTCGCCCAACTTCAAAAAGCAAAAGGCGCAACGGAGAGAATTGCGGATATTTTAAATGAAACAGAAGAAGATTTCGACGCTGGTAAAAAAGTAGATGTGAGCGGAAAAACCATTCGCGCATCTGATATTTCCTTCTCCTATAATGAAGGTGAACCTATTCTAAAACATGTTTCTTTTGATACAAAACCCGGAGAAGTTATCGCATTCGCTGGCCCAAGTGGTGGAGGGAAATCAACCTTATTTGCGATTTTAGAACGTTTTTATCAACCGAAAACGGGAGAAATTTTAGTAGGCGATATTCCTCTTTCCGAGATTTCGATTAACTCATGGCGCACACAAATTGGTTATGTTTCCCAAGAAAGTGCGATGCTTTCTGGTACAATTCGCGATAATCTTTGTTATGGTTTGGACCGAGAAATTACGGAAGATGAGCTATGGAATGTAGCAAAACTAGCTTACGCTGACGGTTTTATTTCCGAACTTCCTGACAAAATGGCAACCGAAGTCGGCGAACGTGGCGTGAAGCTCTCAGGAGGTCAAAGACAGCGAATTGCCATTGCTCGAGCATTCTTGCGTAATCCTAATATCCTTATGTTAGACGAAGCTACAGCTAGTTTAGATAGCCAATCCGAGCAAATCGTTCAACAAGCATTGGCAAACTTAATGGAAGGTCGAACTACTTTTGTTATCGCTCATCGCCTTTCTACTATTGTCAATGCCGACCAAATCCTCTTTATCGAACATGGTGAAATAACCGGTCGTGGCACACATAGTGAATTAGTGGCTTCTCATCCACTTTACGCTTCCTTTGCAGAACAACAGTTAAAATAA
- a CDS encoding LacI family DNA-binding transcriptional regulator, translated as MPNIKEIAKLAGVSVTTVSRVLNNHPYVAEEKRARVKAVIDELDYSPNRSAMDLARGKTNTVGVIIPYNDHPWFDKIVNGILEVAFKNRYSVTLFPTGYDPKEEEKYLMRLKTKQVDGLIITSRANNWDVILPYLAYGPIIACEYVESKEVSCSYIDRVKAYRAGFQFLEDEGYKKVAFTAGRASRESTSTYGKINAYEQVFGPVGDNRFLSECYTLEDGLKAGEHFFAAGKDWPDAIYANGDEVAAGVMYHVKKLGLRVPEDVAILGQENLPIGKVLEITTLDHNLKKLGENAFTIFEQGKLQRIKVEHELIRRKTV; from the coding sequence ATGCCCAATATTAAAGAAATAGCCAAATTAGCGGGAGTTTCAGTGACGACAGTGTCACGAGTGCTCAATAACCATCCGTATGTTGCGGAGGAGAAAAGAGCCCGTGTGAAAGCTGTTATTGATGAATTAGATTATTCACCTAACCGTAGTGCCATGGATTTAGCGCGTGGGAAAACAAATACGGTTGGCGTGATTATACCTTATAATGATCACCCGTGGTTTGACAAAATTGTAAATGGTATTTTGGAAGTAGCTTTTAAAAACCGTTATTCGGTAACACTTTTTCCAACAGGATATGATCCGAAAGAAGAAGAAAAGTACTTGATGCGTCTTAAAACGAAACAGGTGGATGGCCTGATTATTACTTCTCGTGCCAATAATTGGGACGTGATTTTGCCGTACCTTGCGTATGGGCCGATTATTGCGTGCGAGTATGTGGAATCAAAAGAAGTATCGTGCTCTTATATTGACCGCGTGAAAGCATACCGGGCTGGATTTCAGTTTTTGGAAGATGAAGGTTATAAAAAAGTGGCTTTTACAGCGGGGAGAGCATCGCGTGAAAGTACGAGTACATATGGAAAAATTAATGCTTATGAGCAAGTTTTTGGTCCAGTGGGTGATAATCGGTTTTTAAGTGAGTGTTATACGCTTGAAGATGGTTTGAAGGCTGGGGAGCATTTTTTTGCAGCGGGGAAAGACTGGCCTGATGCGATTTATGCGAATGGTGATGAGGTTGCAGCGGGGGTTATGTATCACGTGAAAAAACTCGGTCTGCGTGTTCCGGAAGATGTCGCTATTTTAGGGCAAGAAAATCTCCCAATTGGTAAGGTTTTAGAAATCACAACGCTTGATCATAACCTAAAAAAATTGGGAGAAAATGCTTTTACTATTTTTGAGCAAGGCAAATTGCAAAGAATTAAAGTGGAGCATGAGTTGATTAGAAGAAAAACAGTCTAA
- a CDS encoding helix-hairpin-helix domain-containing protein, translated as MPTNLIQLPGIGKKMVLMLNEIGIEEVADLRGKNPLELYEDTCDKRGERMDPCVLYTYRCAVYVAETDEAEQDVDLRKWWNWKDKQHTNERNLKNE; from the coding sequence ATGCCAACTAATCTAATACAATTACCAGGAATAGGTAAAAAAATGGTGTTAATGTTAAATGAAATTGGGATTGAAGAGGTTGCTGATTTAAGAGGGAAGAATCCGCTTGAGTTATATGAGGATACTTGCGATAAGCGAGGCGAGAGAATGGATCCGTGTGTACTTTATACGTATCGCTGCGCAGTCTATGTTGCGGAAACGGATGAAGCGGAGCAAGATGTTGATTTGCGAAAATGGTGGAACTGGAAAGATAAACAACATACAAATGAAAGGAATTTAAAGAATGAATAA
- the serS gene encoding serine--tRNA ligase translates to MLDVKLLRNNFDEVKQKLQNRGEDLGEFEKFGELDKRRRTLIVETEALKSQRNEVSQEIAKLKREKQDADAKIEEMRVVGDRIKTLDIELREIDEKLDMILMSIPNIPHESTPVGESEDDNVEIRKWGEVRAFDFEPKAHWDLGTDLDILDFENAAKVTGSRFVFYKKLGARLERALINFMMDLHSNEHGYEEMLPPYMVNRASMTGTGQLPKFEEDAFLIEAEDYFLIPTAEVPVTNYHREDILKAEDLPRKYTAFSACFRSEAGSAGRDTRGLIRQHQFNKVELVQFVKPEDSYVALEKLTGNAEEVLRRLELPYRVLSMCTADLGFTAAKKYDLEVWIPSYNSYREISSCSNFESFQARRANIRFRREPGSKPEYVHTLNGSGLALGRTVAAILENYQDADGSVRIPKVLQGYMGGIEKIELPK, encoded by the coding sequence ATGTTAGATGTTAAATTGTTACGTAATAATTTTGATGAAGTAAAGCAGAAATTACAAAATCGCGGGGAAGACTTGGGTGAATTCGAGAAATTTGGCGAGTTAGATAAACGCCGCCGTACTCTGATTGTGGAGACAGAAGCGCTGAAGAGTCAGCGTAATGAGGTGTCTCAAGAAATCGCTAAATTAAAACGTGAAAAACAAGACGCGGATGCTAAAATTGAAGAAATGCGTGTTGTTGGTGATCGTATTAAAACATTAGATATCGAACTACGCGAAATTGACGAGAAGTTAGATATGATTTTAATGTCGATTCCAAATATTCCACACGAATCTACTCCGGTTGGCGAATCGGAAGACGATAACGTGGAAATCCGCAAATGGGGCGAAGTACGCGCATTTGATTTTGAACCAAAAGCGCATTGGGATTTAGGAACAGACTTAGATATCCTTGATTTTGAAAATGCTGCGAAAGTAACTGGTAGCCGTTTTGTCTTTTATAAAAAATTAGGTGCAAGACTGGAACGAGCGCTTATTAACTTTATGATGGACTTGCATTCGAATGAACATGGCTACGAAGAAATGTTACCGCCTTACATGGTAAACCGTGCGAGCATGACAGGAACTGGTCAATTGCCGAAATTTGAAGAAGATGCTTTCTTAATTGAAGCAGAAGATTATTTCCTTATTCCAACAGCGGAAGTACCAGTAACAAACTACCACCGCGAAGACATTTTAAAAGCAGAAGACTTACCAAGAAAATATACAGCGTTTAGCGCATGTTTCCGCTCTGAAGCGGGATCTGCTGGTCGCGATACGCGTGGTTTAATCCGTCAACATCAATTTAACAAAGTGGAATTAGTTCAATTTGTGAAACCGGAAGATTCTTACGTGGCGCTAGAAAAATTAACTGGTAACGCAGAAGAAGTATTGCGTCGCTTAGAATTGCCATACCGCGTACTAAGCATGTGTACGGCTGATTTAGGCTTCACTGCTGCTAAAAAATATGATTTAGAAGTTTGGATTCCAAGCTACAATTCTTATCGTGAGATTTCTTCTTGCAGTAATTTTGAAAGCTTCCAAGCAAGACGCGCTAACATTCGTTTCCGTCGTGAGCCAGGAAGCAAACCAGAATACGTGCATACACTAAATGGTTCTGGCTTAGCGCTAGGACGTACAGTGGCTGCCATTTTAGAAAATTACCAAGATGCAGATGGTTCTGTACGCATTCCAAAAGTATTGCAAGGTTACATGGGCGGTATCGAGAAAATAGAATTACCAAAATAA